The genomic DNA GTACTGGCACTAAATATTCAGCGTGGTGAACAAAACCTCTACCGCATCATTCAATAGATTAAGATGATTAACAATAAAGGCGACCAATTAGTCGCCTTTTCTTTTGTCCTTAGAAGCAGCGTGCTATCCTGAAGCTCTAGCTGGAGAGGAAAAATTGTTAGCTATAATCAAGTATTTACTCAAGCCTGCCATCTTTGGTTTGGCGATGGCAATTGGTATTCTATTTGCGTTTCCCGAATTTCGGGAGAATAGTAAGCAGCTCTTAGACGACTATACCAATACGCCCTTAGTCAGTTATTCTCAAGCCGCACGCCGCGCCGCACCTGCCGTGGTAAACATTTATACGCGAAGCTTTTTACAGTCCTACGTCAATGTTGATACTCAGATAGAGTCACAGGGCTTAGGTTCTGGGGTAATAATGTCAAAGCAAGGGTTTGTATTAACTAACCTGCATGTTATTGCCAATTCCGACCAAATCGTGATCGCCCTGCAAGATGGCAGGATCTTCAACGCCGAGTTAGTGGGCGGTGATATCATCACCGATTTGGCAGTACTGAAAATTGATGGCTCTCCTGACTTGCCCATTATTCCGCAAAATGACCAGCTGAGTACTCAAGTAGGTGATGTAGTGCTCGCCATCGGCAACCCCTACAATGTAGGCCAAACCATTACTCAAGGCATTATCAGCGCAGCGGGTCGCAATGGCATGAGCTCTACTGGCCGCCAAGACTTCCTGCAAACCGATGCTGCCATTAACCGGGGGAATTCCGGAGGGGCTTTAATCAATACCCGCGGCGAACTGGTGGGCATCAATACCTCGGCTTACCATTTAAATGATATTACCGATACCTACGGTATTAGCTTTGCTATTCCCTATGTATTAGCCAAGAAGATCATGTTGGGCTTAATTAAAGATGGCACCATCATTCGTGGTTATTTAGGCTTAGATGGGCAAAAAATTACTCCGCTACTGGCAGCGCGTTTAAAACTAAACGAAACCCAAGGGGTGATAGTAAGTGGCTTAGACCCCGAAGGCCCTGCCGAAAAGGCGGGTATTAAAACCAACGATATTCTAGTCAATATCGCAGGCACCGATATAAGCTCAATCAAACAAGCAATGGATATTGTTGCCGAAACCCGCCCCGGTAGCGAAATTCTAGTTCGTTTATACAGAAACGGGGAACTGCTTGAGCTCCCCGTTACTATTACTGAATTGAAACTACCTCGCCGAATTA from Agarivorans gilvus includes the following:
- the degS gene encoding outer membrane-stress sensor serine endopeptidase DegS, whose protein sequence is MLAIIKYLLKPAIFGLAMAIGILFAFPEFRENSKQLLDDYTNTPLVSYSQAARRAAPAVVNIYTRSFLQSYVNVDTQIESQGLGSGVIMSKQGFVLTNLHVIANSDQIVIALQDGRIFNAELVGGDIITDLAVLKIDGSPDLPIIPQNDQLSTQVGDVVLAIGNPYNVGQTITQGIISAAGRNGMSSTGRQDFLQTDAAINRGNSGGALINTRGELVGINTSAYHLNDITDTYGISFAIPYVLAKKIMLGLIKDGTIIRGYLGLDGQKITPLLAARLKLNETQGVIVSGLDPEGPAEKAGIKTNDILVNIAGTDISSIKQAMDIVAETRPGSEILVRLYRNGELLELPVTITELKLPRRITNDR